CTGCAGGGCAAGAGAAGCAGTACCTGATGCTTTTGGTCTAGGTAcaagtacagtatataaatatatcttttttaaaaaagtatttaggACAGGAACAACACAACATCCTAGGCTAATGACATATTAGACATGGTCTGCAGCTGTCTAATGTCTAGTAAGTCAGCCCTAATGACATACTAGACATCAGACACACTCAAAATATTCAACATGTCACAAAAGATACAAGATATTTGTGAAATAATGGCCCTATGTAATAAGTCGAATGCATTCATTAGTTTGTAGTTTATTAGACAGCATTTCATGCTGTAATTTTAAATACATAGTAATCTACTGGATAGTAATGAGGCAACCTGAAATCAAGCGCCCCCAGTAAGCATCTCCCCTATATCTGTGATAGAGATCTTCTGGCCAGGAAGCAGAAAGCTGCCTACTACAAAGTTGGAGGTTCAACCCACAAAGGGAAATCATATCAAACTGACGAGACAAAGCGTACAGGGTTATAGAAAACTaactaaataacacaaataaaacaaatgtttagaTTACTGTCTCTTTTTCCGAGTGGCCATACCGTCCCTGACATTCCCCATGTCACAAACACctacagtcaggtccataaatattgggacatcaacacaattctaatatttttggctctatacaccaccacactggttttgaaatgaaataaacaagatgtgcttttactgcagactttcagctttaatttgagggtatttacattcaaatcaggtgaacggtgtaggaattacaacagtttgtatatgtgcctcccactttttaagggacattagatgttttttttggcaaactctaATCTGGCCTTCCTGTATTTGAGGCTCACCAATGCTTTACATCTTGtagtgaaccctctgtattcactctggtgaagtcttctcttgattgttgactttgacacacacacacctacctcCTGGAGAATGTTCTTGGTCTGGCCGACTGTCAAGAATGGTCCAAACAGTTGATTTGGCCACACCTAATGTTGTTGCTATCtctctgatgtgtttgtttgatgtttcaGCCTAATGATGGCTTGAGAGGTGCAGCAAAGatgaatgcaaaacaaaaacgtttttttgtttttaatacatttttaatacatttgcaAAGATCTCACACTTTTTTCCACGGGTGTTGTGTACAGAAtttcaaggaaaaaaataataatttcatccATTTTGGAATAAGGTTGTAAcatgtggaaaaagtgaagcGCTGTGAATAGGTTCTGAATACCTTCACCTGAACACCTTACACAAGCAATTTGCTTCACCAAGAAATAACAATCTGTCAGgtactgtcagctacaaagtcattaaaaatgatTGATAGGGGACGCCTTCTGCCTATTCAACGAGTTTTGATTTGTCTGTACCTGAAATTCTTGATTTTTCACTTCACCAGCTACATAACATCTTTCTGTGAAACATACAAGCAAAGTACATGTATGTACAAATATTTCCttttctggtttatttattttttgataacttAGCATGAGTTACGctttttattatcatatttgGCAAAGGTGTGTTCTTGCGCGCGAGTGAGGGTAGGACAGACCGGGAGATCAAAAGGTGGATCAGAGCGGTGTCTGACCTTAACTGGTCTATTGTGGTGAATAGAGAgctaagcttttttttttttttttttacatgattCTTTTAACCAACTTTCTAATCATAAACCAAAGGTCTGAttaatttcaaaattaaaaCCCTTCATATACTGGTGTTCATTACAagaatttatttacaataaactAAATGCAATGTGTATTTTTCTTGGGGGCATTATTGCAGCCTTGGATATGTCAATAATTAGAAGCAACTAGCGACCTGTCCTGGGTGTACCCCGTCTCTCACCCAGTGTCAAAGATGTCTGTTTATTGCATTGCAGAGATATCTACTGAAGTGCTAACCAGCGAGTGCTGGTCTATCACACCTTGTCACACCACTTTGTAACACAAGATAGGAGAGCGTGTCGACATAGCTCTATTGAATCAATGTTGTGCCAAATTTGAAAACTGtcaaaagcagcaaaaacagcCGCGAAATCTGTTTGAAATTTGTTCAAGAAGTTTTCACTTACTTTACAGTTTGAAAACCTGCAGCTTGAAGAGATTCTTATTTCAGCAAAATTGTtttgcagttgtgtttttgctATTGTAAATACAGAACCCATTTTACAGAGTCACATTTTCAGAATTTCTAACTTCTCTCCCTGTGTATGAAATGAGTTTCATGTCTGGGTTGTCTCTAGTGAGAATGTGGTGATGAGGCAACAAGTTGTGAAAACAGGTGGTGCCATGTTTACATACTTCTGGACAGATCTCTTTcttgggaaattaaaaaaatcttggAAATCTACACCTACATGGCACcttgcaaaacaaacaattagagcagtttttgtttctttctctttcttggtTGCAACATAATCTCCCTGAActtatatttttactttatttttacttagAATAATTGATGTGCACTAGGCTAAGTGTGGCTGACAGGTGCTGTCATGCCTGCTCATGAAGTAAACCATGGCGGTATATTCCCACATAAAGTTGCAACATGGACTAACAGGCAAATTTATTTCTGACTGAATGGACAGTCACTGACAATGTAAGTGTTCAATAACTGTTGTTTtcaatatattaatttaataatatcaAGATTCAGTTTAGCTGAATAAACTTAACTAATGGTCCTTGTTTCTAGAAAAGACCCGGTAATGAGACACTgtgcagcaaataaataattcaagtCAAAGGACGGGTTTAGGTCCAAGAAGGGGTTACTGTAACTCATTAAACTTGCCATGAACCCCTTAgaaagctgcacaaacacaatgggttatcatttctttctgttttcatcagtcaaacaaaaaaagagacaggaaTGATGACAGTTACGGGGAGTGTGATCCCGGACCGGGCTGGGGTGGAAGAATAACTGAGTGACTGGTGAAGTGCCTAAGGCTCATTCGAAAGCTGAGGAACAAACACTGCATAACAAGGACGTGtgcaaacaaagagacaaaggaaGTTGGACTGTGGTATAAACATGGAATCAATCACATATTTTAGATTATATGTGAATTGActttaatatataacatatatatgatatgtacagtatgtgtgtatgtgtatgtgaaaTCTTTCCAGGAGGAAagtgaaaagatgaatgaaccTGGAATCCATTTGGACAGCAATATTGAAAACGTGGGAACATCTTGGtcatctttcttttattgttgtatatacagttgggggaaaaaaaaacttctataATCTTTCCTGCAGATTTGATTCTCCACAGCAACAGAACCACTTTGTCAGATGTTTAGAGGCCtgcaaacatatatattttgttagattattttatattattaaactGCAAACAGCTCAAATAAAGTGTTGATGCAACAGTAAGACATTTCCAGGTCACAGGGTCTGAGAGATGCAAAGACTGCCAGCTGGGTGTAACttatagaaaacaaatgttttggttCTGACCTGAACAAACCTCTTGTATAAAAGCAATTTTGTCTTCAGGCATCTACTACTGAGACAAGTTGGCCTTGATTAAACTCTTGCTTGGATAaccctgacctggatgactgaaaatcTTCACAGACACTTAATGTTATGACATAATACCAGCTGGGCGtacggttgtgtgtgtgcagtccaTGGAATGTCTTTTAACCTTATTCACAAATGCTGGCAGCCGCTTTAAATACAATATGTCTCTATTGAAGGGTCACTAAACAGTTGAGAACTATTTCTGTTCCTGAATCCAGGGCAATGGTCAGCATAGACACTCCACTCATCACAAAGAAAGAATTTGTGTCATGGATCCTGGCCAGAATTTATGATCTGGGCCTATAAAGCTTTCCTGATCTAAAATAGATTGACCCATATTTTAACCAGCAGCCTTTTTAGGCCCACTCAATCTGCGTCAGAAGCATATGGTGACAACCTCCCGCTGATAAAAGGTCAGCTCTGGCCACATGTCTTTTTGGAGCCAAGATAAAGATGCTCCGATTATCCAGAAACATAAATCAAGTATCCTGAAGTGATTAGCAGGCACACAGAGTGATcagtaaaatattgtttttttttttggaatattaATTGAGCATGTTAGGAATCACATGGCCAACGTTAGAACTGGACCACCTGCTGAAGATGATCTGCTTGTCAAGGCTTGTGTTACACTCATGAGGGAGCAAATTTAGCTTGCAGGCATCCTGACATGATTTGTTGGTGAGAACAAAAATGATTACATAACTCCAAGAACAGTGTCAGTGTCTGTTTAGACACTGCGAGGGGGAAACGCTACACTATTATTATAATGCAAAGCCTGGAGGCATTGATCTAAGGGACAGATGTATGTTATTGTAAGTCTTCTCTGAGAGAACCACTTAATAATTACATTGatgaatttgaataaaaagaggtttaattaaaaatatacagtacaagTACTAGGGTTAGGAAAGGATGGCATAAAATCCACATGTCAGCAGTGCCATTAGGATTAAGTAGAACACAGGAGATAAAGATAGAGACAGACCAAAACTCATAAACTCAGACCTCTCTCAAAATTTCTGGTTATAAGAACAAGAATAACCATCAGTTGCGGTGGCTTAGGTGGAGGCAAAACAAATTAACTCTTAACATGTTGTGCAGGCTTGTTTTTGACAATGGCGGaagaaaacatgattttttattttttttttaaatctgtatgGTCACTCACTCTCCAGGACCGTGAGTGTTGAAATAGTTGAAAAACTTAATATTAAGTGACAGGACCAGATTGGCTGACCCATATGCAATGGATGGATGATCTGACAGGATTAGGTACTTGTGCAACGACTGGTACAACTCCCGCTGTATACTCTCTTCTctcaacaaggacagaaaagccctcacccTGGGTTGGTCCAGAACaacattacttttccagtcatcatttaaaaaatgtaccgacatgagagcagaaagttgaaacTGAGCAGCTTACTACCAGTCAAAACCGCTCATCTCTAGTCAAAACCAAATCATCCTGTTTGTGCCTGGCGCTCCATTTTAACGATTTTTTTCTTaccaatcagtagtaagcagcGTTCTACGTCACATTTTCGACCCCAACACAGAGGAGACACtaaaaagtacccagaaaagtATCCCTTTGTCCTCGTTCCTCCCACCTTCTAACAATGGAAATagcgatttaaagtgggcggtgtAGAGTGGTGTGGAGGTAGGCCGTCTGTGGAAACCAGGCCTAAGTTCTGCCTAGCTAGCAGCAAGGTCAGAAAACAGACGTGCAATAGGCTTGGGTTATTGTGAACTGAACCACCAGCTGTGTCTGGACAGCGAACTGCACCAGCATGGCTGGGTAAATCAGCCATGATGTTAAATGCATACATGTTGCGATAGTTATATAGCCTAATGAATATGCCAATGGGGCCTATTACACAAGCTAATGGAATAGCAAAATGTTGTTAGCTGCGTTATGTTTAGCAACATATTAACCTGTTTAAATATCAGTGTAGTATATTATTTCTGATGTTAGCTAACTTTCTAGTGCTATCAAATGCTATTTTGTGAATGAGGACATACAAAGTGCTAATTTGTGATTTGCTGGGCATGACCAATCTTTAGAGGCTCAACCAAACCTACAAAAGACAATATTTCATGTATTGTCACTGCACTCCAATCTTTCCATTctgaaagagttttttttttatcttttgtgctgttttttatttagtttttttctggacttCTTGTGTTTTGGCTGTCTAGTTGGTCATTGACTGTGGAGTGGCCGTTGTGTCcattggtgtgttcctgctattgCCTGCTAGCGCTGCTAGCACTGTCATCTGAGCTGCCCAGAGTGAGACCTGAGACTCCCAttaaacttcagaagaagtgcttcAGATACTAGGCTGGAGTTGGCGGTGGAGGAtcggagaaggaggttcgggtcgGCGGTGCCATCTCTACTCACGGAGAAGGTGGGGTCTTGATGGACTGTGTGCCCTTGATGGGACCCagtgagaagtgctttggaggcctggttcataggaccacagcacttctgtgcccggcttcagactcTGCGGCAGACACGTTGGCATTTACATCCCTTCCTCAGCgataaggaaacaccattgacgAGGAACACCATGACGACACGATCCACACCACTGTtactatgcaactgaccaaacatccacatcaccttggacactgttttgccaactacttttgtatatttttattatgcTAGTCCTGTACACTGCTTATTGTTGATatactttaatctcattttatttatctttcgagtatttacttttatgtgcaacaaagctatggtgacaaaataatttcagtcGCAGATTATTAAAAGTCTAAATCTAAGTCTAAGAATTAGAAGGTCACAGGCAGAACTCGTGGTCTAGGACAGAAGGCTGGGGCTTCAGACTACAAAAGATTGGGCCTGGCTGAAGCCTGatcttttgttcttcttctaaCCTTAgtggttctttttttaatggtaaGGAAAAGACCTTCGGCCATTGTCTtgctgttagcctgttagcctcgTGGCTTCTAGGCACCAACAGTTGCCTGGCAGCAGTGTTGTTACAACTTATTTTTGATATTGGCGCCATGTTCTGAACCACAAATTCACATGTTCAACGTGAAGGTAGTAGCTGCATATAAATAGCTCCCTCTTGTGGCTATTCACAACCTTGTTAGTGGACATTTTCGGTAGGTTGTGTAATTCTTGGTTGTTTTAGATctaacttaattaaaaaaaatttaaattctaCATTAGAAACACCTGGAAACGCAGTTTAAACTTTGAACTTGTTGCAGTGGGTAAGGATAACACATaataacacataacacatagtacataattataaaaataataatgaaaaacaggCCAGCAACTTTGCAAAAGGAAATCACTGTTACATTTCAGACTCCAATATTGGCTGCAATGGAACTCCATGTAGGTTCTCGACACACTCGCCATCGTGCCCAGATTCTTCATTGTTACCCTGCGTCAAAGCATTCTCTGGTGATACAGTAACACAGCGTTTCACTTTGAAAACATCCCAACTCTCAGGCAGAGGGCCATGGTTGAACATGAACCAAGCCAGCATGGAAAAAACTAAGATGGCTGCCAAGGTGCAGAGCATGGACACAGTCCTGACAGGGGACTTCTGGACATACACGCCATCTTCCAATGTACAACCAGGAAGCTGGAGAACAACAGGAAGCCCTACAGCGTTTTCTCCAAACAGGATCCTCACAGTCAGCCCTATGATGTAACCCACAGCCGCCCCGTAACCATTTGTCACTTTAAAGAAGAGCACGGAAACCAGATGGGGGAATATAAGGGTGTAAGAAACATCTGCTCCGAGAATCCAGAGGACCAGGGTGCTGTTGGTGTAGAACGTTATGGATGTCCCAACTAGACCAACCACCACCACTGAGACCCGAATCACCCACTGCATTTCATAGTCTGAAGCCTAGGGACATGAAGTCATAGAAAAGAATTAATTCATGTATCTATGCTTTTCCAAACGGATACATGTCATTTCAGTTGGCAGCACCTCAAAGAGAAAGTCAGAAGAACCAGTCCTATGCCTCACCTCCAGAGACTCAGTGTTGCTCTACCTTTAACTTCCTACACTCCTCACCTGTGTACGCAGGATGTTCTTGTAGATGTTTGAAGAGAAAATTGACGTTGCAGACAACAGGCCAGAGTCTGTAGACgacatgacagcagcagccacagctcCGATTCCAATGATTGAGATGTAGGAGGGAGTGAGGTGTTGCAGGGTCAGGGGCAGGATTAAGGTGTGCTCACCACGAACATATGGAGGTGGAAGCCCGTACAGCGTCAAGTTCCAGTCTGGGTAAGAAACATAGCAATGAATGATTAAAAGTGCCTCTTTAAAATACCATATCCAAACAGTACTCATATAGAGACGGTTACTCTGTTCTGTACAAAGTTAAAGTTTCCAATCTAATTGAAATCTGAACCAACCTGGCGTGGAATAGcgatttggatttcattatgggacaTTATGGcaccaaaacagagaaaaagctACCTCTGTCCACCATTGGATAGTCCAACAACCTTTCACAACCATTTTGTTCTAAACAAATTTAACTCCAGGGTGCTCAGATGACACATACAACTGTGTCACTGTTGCTCCCATCACCTGCTTTCTTCCATAAAAGGTTTGTGAGTAGTGGCTTCTGTCTGGCTTCTAGACTACTACTGGGGTTACACATTAaagttttcaaattaaatttgttcatatttatgcCTGGCCACTAGTGAAAACCAGTTAATTTTAACAGCAATCCTGAACTAAACCTCCCTTTGTGATTGCTCTAATCTTCAGTTCAAGTTCAGAGTACTGACAGTGAAACGATGAAGTTCTCCAAGCAGTCCCAGAAATGGGCACTGCACGTATCAGCTATGAATCTCATTAGTACAGCTTAAAGAGCCTGTGTTATCATTTCCACCTGCTTAAAGTAAACTGCACTTTAGATGTGACATTAATGCAGTAGCCATTAAAATGACCtcaagaaacattttgtctgaaaCTTCAAATAACTCTGTGTGTTGTCATCTCTAACATGCAATAGGCACGTTAGACAACATGTAATTTCCACCTGTGGAGGCGGCGATGGCACCAACCAGGACAGGGGGGACTCCCAGTATGGCAATGATAAGGGCAGCAGCATAGCAGGTTAACTGGGCTGTTCGTGAAGAGGAGGCGGACAGCGTCCTCTGGTGGaagctctgaaatgaaacactaCCAAGGCCCTGAAAAAAATTAGCAGGAGGAGTAACATACGCTGAGGGTGATAAGTATGAAGAGTATGAAAACTGTGTGAATTTTTGATGGAAACCATAATTAAATGTGAGAAAGAAACAACTTCTCCCCATTATGATCATTTGTTGATACACCACAAACCCAGTTGTTCCATTATACTCCACTGACCTTCCACTTTTTAGTAAACTTCATCTGGCTAAAGCTGCCAGATTATCCAGATTGCCCAATGTTTTTTTCAGTCCAGATCTGTCTGCCTACATCTGCTTTTATGACCACTCATCTGCCCTTTAAATATCAGTTGCCCATTTTGGTCtgcttctgtttgtctgtttgggTACAAAGTCAGATTAGCCATCATGTGGGGCCCCTGGGTTGACATGTGCACTGCAGTTCTTTGACATAAAATACCAAGTTTAACAGGCTGATTGTGAACTGCAACATCTGACATCTCTCCCTACTTCAAATCTAACAAATAAAATAGCCCTAAAAGTAATGTGATATACTGCCATTGTATTTCTAGGTGCCTCTAAGTAACTTAGCTCATCATCACTACATTTACACTTCTGagcagatggactctaatttggccttgaaatgaGCTTCAAACCCATGAGGGATGattacttttgcacctcacagatatgtaatattgggcCATTTTCTTGACTAGACAAATTGCAAGATTGCAAGccaaaaaatgtgcacaaatcTAGGGaacacatgttaaataaaagaaggTGTGATCTTTACCAGCATTAAGAAATCGTCAATCCACTTCCAGACACTGTCCTGCTCCAGAGTCCCAACCCAAGGCTCTTGGAACGTGTGGTTGAAAGCAGTCTGAGCGATGTTTAACGACAAATTGTTGAGCAGAAGGAAGGGGACGCACAGCCACTGCAAACATAGTGATATCACCACACTGAAGGCACCAAGTATGACATTATATTCAAGCTTCTTGTGTCCACACCAAAGGAAACATGGAGAGAGAACAAAAGGTATGGACGTGCAGTCGAGTCTTACATTATCTTTTGTCCTTCAACTtctccaaaatgaaaagaacgTACACGTATTTTTCCAGTTTGCATTTGCACACAATGTCACTTATATGCTCAACAAAGTCATGGCTTTACTGCCGGTTCCTTTCTCTGTGTTAGGTCCGATTTGAGAGCTGTTGTCTACATGGCTGCCGTTTTACTAGTATTATATTAAAAGTGAGCTTTAATCtgagtgttttatttcaaaaggGTCCCTGATGCTGTtttgtgctgctcttcctccCTTATTAATCATAGAcctcttcacagtttgtaaacaatgtgacgttttttgaggggcggggcttaactggaagcaaaacatctcacaacactgtagcctgtaaacgctggttagcatatttcagtggac
The nucleotide sequence above comes from Mugil cephalus isolate CIBA_MC_2020 chromosome 2, CIBA_Mcephalus_1.1, whole genome shotgun sequence. Encoded proteins:
- the LOC125001229 gene encoding high affinity choline transporter 1-like isoform X2, which encodes MGLIWALMPIQYSVSFIIGGIFFAKPMRDKKYVTMMDPFQIKYGKVLSGALVLPCLLVDVLWVSCTLLSLGATMSVILDLPYAYSAWISAAVAIIYTLLGGLYSVAYTDVIQLSLAFISLWLCVPFLLLNNLSLNIAQTAFNHTFQEPWVGTLEQDSVWKWIDDFLMLGLGSVSFQSFHQRTLSASSSRTAQLTCYAAALIIAILGVPPVLVGAIAASTDWNLTLYGLPPPYVRGEHTLILPLTLQHLTPSYISIIGIGAVAAAVMSSTDSGLLSATSIFSSNIYKNILRTQASDYEMQWVIRVSVVVVGLVGTSITFYTNSTLVLWILGADVSYTLIFPHLVSVLFFKVTNGYGAAVGYIIGLTVRILFGENAVGLPVVLQLPGCTLEDGVYVQKSPVRTVSMLCTLAAILVFSMLAWFMFNHGPLPESWDVFKVKRCVTVSPENALTQGNNEESGHDGECVENLHGVPLQPILESEM
- the LOC125001229 gene encoding high-affinity choline transporter 1-like isoform X1 — translated: MALNVPGVIAVVLFYILILGTGVWAAQKSRKAEKKSDGDRTEVVLLGGRNISLLVGIFTMTATWVGGGFILGVAEAVYTPKMGLIWALMPIQYSVSFIIGGIFFAKPMRDKKYVTMMDPFQIKYGKVLSGALVLPCLLVDVLWVSCTLLSLGATMSVILDLPYAYSAWISAAVAIIYTLLGGLYSVAYTDVIQLSLAFISLWLCVPFLLLNNLSLNIAQTAFNHTFQEPWVGTLEQDSVWKWIDDFLMLGLGSVSFQSFHQRTLSASSSRTAQLTCYAAALIIAILGVPPVLVGAIAASTDWNLTLYGLPPPYVRGEHTLILPLTLQHLTPSYISIIGIGAVAAAVMSSTDSGLLSATSIFSSNIYKNILRTQASDYEMQWVIRVSVVVVGLVGTSITFYTNSTLVLWILGADVSYTLIFPHLVSVLFFKVTNGYGAAVGYIIGLTVRILFGENAVGLPVVLQLPGCTLEDGVYVQKSPVRTVSMLCTLAAILVFSMLAWFMFNHGPLPESWDVFKVKRCVTVSPENALTQGNNEESGHDGECVENLHGVPLQPILESEM